A stretch of the Leptospira kirschneri serovar Cynopteri str. 3522 CT genome encodes the following:
- a CDS encoding tetratricopeptide repeat protein yields the protein MKGLNSMRNKIILISVFVLICGQFTIHCLSKDFRKSQTQDSILEKDSATREKLKRVSRILNEGNSYFQKGNFEKSLEKANIAINTYPTAPGYYLAGVSEYKLGKNQEALVSLKKGTDIDSENEQILLTLGIIYTAEGKNEDAIEVYSKLESLPVKDKYNYSFKKAVILKNLGKFEQSYETLKRIPAKEFAFPAQLNMQLGDAAVQLKKYEEAEVYFEEARKNDPELLSAKKSASVTRVASALENGNQAMRKKNYKEAASHFQTAIQNDPKNPTPYIFLGNARILSGEYEAALKAFENSLALKSDYQEAISGIAAVYYKTGNYRKSVSVLEKAISQFPNNAIYQNQMGLNMKALGEPAKALVYFTRAKELDPTFVEPVTNLVFLLISENRYKTARKEAESLKSESEKKQIISFIDVSEQIYEGDRHLRKGDTKVAKTFYEKAKKASEQEPSVYNAFGRLYFISGELKTSEENFKKALSIDKQNIPALQGLIRLYSSQKNQTLANQYTKELENLTGNDPSAAIVLGRTYEDKKEYEKAENVYKNLQKKFPNNEAINFRLAMLYYKISLEENEKNNHDSALNWISKAEKLSKDIPEIAETRKTIQENQKFATVIPTIQKANKLFDTRQYEKAIPLYQEAFQKTGKLTLYIKIAECHLALGSEEKGISMLENPPPGTRNLQTREAINAFLLRKGEIDKAETGFKEILTKKPDSYYSHYQMGIIHLQRKKYEASIDAFDRSLLLNKDFVAARIGKGISLYHSGNKKLAKEEFEAATQQDAANELAPYNIGIILFNDNLYNEAIGIFKEIIQKNPEFSDAHYQISYIYYKRGDLEQAEKEIRKALDLERNEGNLFALIRILSEQKNKMANPAIKKEVLDLGRELAEKFPSSPHAAQAERLVIADEDNPVILQSYQSRGKLIGVPVIINNSVILNYGTSVESLDKDRAVRHWRIQTATPYKFLLADKRLIGVSEKKIEVMDLKTGITLRETALPSGEVKKANLSGENVLVEIVSGKKSKIYSYSDQLELNGSVVFEGSFWSGIKSGILFSIVQKDGIQAQVYDASLKDLSAKKVYHKGSGDLRYLGSYETGIFFLSGKKIVSLDNERSTSIDLPNDSASQFVVRSPYLWFHAGKTVYRIESGSLKLSSFNVEATDIEGILPGKKDDGIVLFKSGKAIRYSIDGKPIWSYSLKDEEGKVYSLVYR from the coding sequence ATGAAAGGTTTGAATTCCATGAGAAACAAGATCATATTGATTAGTGTATTCGTTTTAATTTGCGGACAATTTACGATTCATTGTTTAAGTAAAGATTTTAGAAAATCCCAAACTCAAGATTCGATTTTGGAAAAAGATTCTGCGACCAGGGAAAAGCTCAAAAGAGTATCAAGAATTTTGAATGAAGGGAATTCTTACTTTCAAAAAGGGAATTTTGAAAAGTCATTAGAAAAAGCTAATATTGCGATCAATACGTACCCAACCGCTCCCGGTTATTATCTTGCCGGAGTTTCTGAATATAAACTCGGTAAAAATCAAGAGGCTTTGGTTTCTCTCAAAAAAGGAACCGATATTGATTCTGAAAACGAACAGATTTTACTTACGTTAGGCATCATCTACACGGCTGAGGGTAAAAATGAGGACGCGATTGAAGTTTACAGTAAATTAGAATCTTTGCCGGTTAAAGACAAATACAATTATTCTTTTAAAAAAGCGGTGATCTTAAAAAATCTCGGAAAGTTCGAACAATCGTATGAAACTCTCAAAAGAATTCCCGCAAAGGAATTTGCGTTTCCAGCTCAGTTGAACATGCAACTCGGAGACGCCGCGGTGCAGTTGAAAAAGTATGAAGAAGCTGAGGTTTATTTCGAAGAAGCAAGAAAAAATGATCCAGAATTATTATCTGCAAAAAAATCCGCTTCCGTAACTAGAGTTGCTTCCGCTTTGGAAAATGGAAATCAGGCGATGAGAAAAAAGAATTATAAGGAAGCAGCTTCTCATTTTCAAACCGCAATTCAAAACGATCCCAAAAACCCAACACCTTATATCTTTTTAGGTAACGCTCGGATCTTATCGGGAGAATACGAAGCCGCCTTAAAAGCGTTCGAAAATTCTCTCGCACTTAAGTCCGACTATCAAGAAGCAATTTCTGGAATTGCAGCAGTATATTATAAAACCGGAAACTACAGAAAATCCGTATCGGTTCTAGAAAAGGCAATTTCTCAGTTTCCAAATAATGCGATTTATCAAAACCAAATGGGTTTAAATATGAAAGCGTTAGGCGAACCAGCAAAGGCTCTTGTGTATTTTACAAGAGCGAAAGAATTGGACCCGACGTTTGTAGAACCAGTGACAAATTTAGTGTTTTTACTGATTTCAGAAAATCGTTATAAAACCGCGAGAAAAGAAGCCGAGTCCTTAAAGTCTGAATCCGAAAAGAAACAAATTATTTCGTTTATCGATGTTTCGGAACAAATTTATGAAGGAGATAGACACCTCAGAAAAGGAGATACAAAAGTAGCAAAGACTTTTTATGAAAAGGCTAAAAAGGCTTCTGAGCAAGAACCTTCCGTCTATAACGCTTTTGGAAGATTGTATTTCATTTCCGGAGAATTAAAAACGTCTGAAGAAAATTTTAAAAAGGCGTTATCCATCGATAAACAAAATATCCCGGCGCTTCAAGGATTGATCCGACTTTATTCCTCTCAAAAAAATCAAACACTTGCTAATCAATATACAAAAGAATTAGAAAATTTAACCGGAAACGATCCTTCTGCCGCAATCGTTTTAGGAAGAACTTATGAAGATAAAAAAGAATACGAAAAGGCTGAAAACGTTTATAAAAATCTTCAGAAAAAATTTCCAAATAACGAGGCAATTAACTTTCGTTTGGCGATGTTGTATTATAAAATTTCTCTCGAAGAAAATGAAAAAAACAATCACGATTCCGCTTTAAATTGGATTTCCAAAGCAGAAAAATTATCTAAAGATATTCCTGAAATTGCGGAAACTAGAAAAACGATTCAAGAGAATCAAAAATTTGCGACTGTAATTCCGACCATTCAGAAAGCGAACAAACTTTTCGATACACGTCAATACGAAAAAGCAATACCACTTTATCAGGAAGCTTTTCAAAAAACCGGAAAGCTTACTCTATATATTAAAATTGCTGAATGTCATTTGGCTTTAGGAAGTGAGGAAAAAGGAATTTCTATGTTGGAAAATCCTCCTCCTGGAACGCGTAATCTTCAGACTCGAGAAGCGATTAACGCGTTTTTACTTAGAAAGGGAGAAATAGACAAAGCTGAAACCGGTTTTAAAGAAATCCTCACTAAAAAACCGGACTCATATTACAGCCATTATCAGATGGGAATAATACACCTTCAAAGAAAAAAGTATGAAGCTTCCATTGATGCTTTTGATAGATCACTTTTACTCAATAAAGATTTTGTAGCAGCGAGAATTGGTAAAGGAATTTCCTTATATCATTCTGGAAATAAAAAGTTAGCCAAGGAAGAGTTTGAAGCCGCAACACAACAGGATGCAGCAAACGAACTTGCTCCTTACAATATAGGAATTATACTTTTTAATGATAATCTTTATAATGAAGCCATCGGAATTTTTAAGGAGATTATTCAAAAGAATCCAGAATTTTCAGACGCTCATTATCAGATTTCATATATCTACTACAAACGAGGAGATTTAGAACAGGCCGAAAAAGAAATTCGTAAGGCGCTCGATTTGGAAAGAAACGAAGGAAATCTTTTCGCTTTGATTCGGATTCTTTCCGAACAAAAAAATAAAATGGCGAATCCTGCGATTAAAAAAGAGGTTTTGGATTTAGGAAGAGAGCTGGCTGAAAAATTTCCATCATCACCTCACGCTGCTCAGGCGGAAAGATTGGTAATTGCTGACGAGGATAATCCGGTAATTCTTCAGTCTTATCAAAGCCGAGGAAAGTTGATCGGTGTACCGGTAATAATTAATAATTCTGTAATATTAAACTACGGAACCAGCGTGGAATCTTTAGACAAAGATCGTGCAGTTCGCCATTGGAGAATCCAAACCGCCACACCTTATAAGTTTTTGTTGGCGGATAAACGTTTGATCGGAGTTTCCGAAAAGAAAATCGAAGTTATGGATCTAAAAACCGGAATCACGTTAAGAGAAACGGCACTTCCTTCCGGCGAAGTTAAAAAGGCAAATCTTTCCGGAGAAAATGTTTTGGTTGAAATTGTCTCCGGAAAAAAATCTAAAATTTACAGTTATTCGGATCAACTTGAATTGAACGGTTCCGTAGTTTTTGAAGGTTCTTTTTGGTCCGGTATTAAATCCGGTATTTTATTTTCAATTGTTCAGAAAGATGGAATTCAAGCGCAAGTATATGATGCTTCTCTAAAGGACTTGAGTGCCAAAAAAGTTTATCACAAGGGAAGCGGAGATCTAAGATATTTAGGATCTTATGAAACTGGAATTTTCTTTTTGTCCGGAAAAAAGATCGTTTCGCTCGATAACGAAAGATCTACTTCAATTGATCTTCCGAACGATTCGGCTTCTCAGTTTGTGGTTCGTTCTCCTTATCTTTGGTTTCATGCGGGAAAAACCGTCTATCGTATCGAATCCGGTTCTCTTAAATTAAGTTCGTTTAACGTAGAAGCTACGGACATCGAAGGAATTCTTCCGGGTAAAAAAGATGACGGAATTGTTCTTTTTAAATCTGGAAAGGCGATTCGATATAGTATCGATGGTAAACCGATCTGGTCTTATTCTTTAAAGGACGAAGAAGGAAAAGTTTATTCTTTAGTTTATCGATGA
- a CDS encoding LIC10124 family lipoprotein yields MRSIFSSIRFFTFSFSFLWILIDCSSVQKIENFNSVLQEPTFKSLKEEEAILGGSSNSDYKIRKTGNTIPVFVLAPIQTSEGMDSKLAAFLSDEVRLIWAKVKGKQVRVQEVFWKNPSQLSQELKRLNVDAVIKTDIREVSGKWIVNQKITDPVKEIIYGNVDGSFQSPKTEDELQANQAYYLKHGSGVLALDAKSSLVPIWEKSLSSGEIDSILKKSIQGYLSFSASSADTEVLFQGEKIGIASFRNYPLPEGLQQIQITRPGQKDINKYLQIRSGQTISIYQEWKEDRTLGGVRILSFPEALQVALDGLKVGETPFYRSNLTPGAMQLELVRETENGPLVYYEGQLIVDADKITEIALPYKTDNLISEPEFWKLSGEKGFQAFSGKTLDFQNVSSLPPGWYGVFSAPFVPENMELEGIIPITAESDSGIIAISFHTSKKTISLEYEKERLSVYSFPSNGNNVGTYKFRKEDKEDGRPFRIITDVKEGTIRLYLGYSKVLEDKFDVSGVWRISILTRGENFSKRSPLRNLKIEYKGYK; encoded by the coding sequence ATGAGATCAATTTTTAGCTCGATACGATTTTTTACATTCTCCTTTTCTTTTTTATGGATTCTTATCGATTGTTCTTCCGTTCAAAAAATCGAAAACTTCAATTCCGTTTTACAAGAGCCTACGTTTAAATCTCTCAAAGAAGAAGAGGCGATTTTAGGAGGAAGTTCTAATTCGGATTATAAAATTCGAAAAACCGGAAATACGATTCCAGTATTCGTTCTAGCTCCGATTCAAACTTCGGAAGGAATGGATTCTAAGTTAGCCGCTTTTTTGAGCGATGAAGTACGTTTGATTTGGGCAAAAGTAAAAGGAAAACAAGTTCGTGTTCAAGAGGTGTTTTGGAAGAATCCTTCTCAACTTTCTCAAGAACTCAAAAGGTTGAACGTAGACGCTGTGATCAAAACAGATATTCGTGAAGTTTCCGGAAAATGGATCGTAAATCAAAAAATCACTGACCCTGTGAAAGAAATCATTTATGGAAACGTGGACGGATCGTTTCAATCTCCTAAAACCGAAGACGAACTACAGGCTAACCAAGCTTATTATTTAAAACATGGTTCTGGAGTTTTAGCGCTGGATGCAAAATCTTCTTTGGTTCCGATTTGGGAAAAATCTTTGAGTTCCGGAGAAATCGATTCGATTTTAAAAAAATCAATTCAAGGTTATCTTTCATTTAGCGCTTCTTCTGCGGACACGGAAGTTTTATTTCAAGGAGAAAAGATAGGAATCGCTTCTTTTAGAAATTATCCATTGCCAGAAGGTTTACAACAAATTCAGATCACTCGTCCGGGACAAAAAGATATTAACAAATATTTACAAATTCGTTCAGGCCAAACAATTTCCATTTATCAAGAATGGAAAGAAGATCGAACTTTAGGTGGCGTAAGAATATTAAGTTTTCCGGAAGCTCTTCAAGTCGCGTTAGACGGTTTAAAAGTGGGAGAAACTCCTTTTTATAGAAGTAACCTTACGCCGGGAGCGATGCAGTTAGAATTGGTTCGAGAAACTGAAAACGGACCTCTTGTCTATTACGAAGGACAATTGATCGTAGACGCAGATAAAATTACGGAGATCGCTTTACCTTATAAAACGGATAATTTGATTTCAGAGCCGGAGTTCTGGAAACTTTCCGGTGAAAAAGGATTTCAGGCCTTTTCTGGAAAAACATTAGATTTTCAGAATGTTTCTTCTCTACCACCGGGATGGTACGGAGTTTTTTCTGCTCCATTCGTACCGGAAAATATGGAACTGGAAGGAATCATTCCGATTACTGCCGAATCGGATTCCGGGATTATTGCGATTTCTTTTCATACTTCAAAAAAGACAATTAGTTTAGAATATGAAAAAGAAAGACTCAGTGTATATTCTTTTCCTTCCAATGGAAACAATGTCGGAACTTATAAATTCAGAAAAGAAGATAAAGAAGACGGACGTCCTTTTCGGATCATAACAGATGTAAAAGAAGGAACGATTCGATTGTATTTAGGATATTCTAAAGTTTTAGAAGATAAGTTCGACGTTTCTGGTGTTTGGCGAATTTCCATTCTTACGAGAGGGGAAAATTTTTCAAAACGTTCTCCGTTAAGAAATCTCAAGATCGAATATAAGGGATATAAATGA
- a CDS encoding FecR family protein, with translation MKRYLSIVILCAFTMLLFVCSTNKSSGSDQVKTESNAASARIVWLLGDVKILSDSGEKKAELGASLSSTDRVVTGANGGAEIMVADSGIIKMSKNSDIEISSLMNPNGSDTNVQVNYGKIVTMVKKGQKTTEFTVSTPTALAGVRGTSFLTSVESPEGSKINCAKANCTVRFAVIEGTIAVSKKGESSEVILSKNRELRIEKNQKLTDKLIRSLQNDSLSEMKELIVLHKNETFEYGKLVEELKSSSEELKILSQSGSVEEVKAAFQKREADRNNADEITKTAKAVNETKYVQQDVQKEKLKLNPKETF, from the coding sequence ATGAAACGTTATTTGAGTATTGTGATTCTCTGCGCGTTTACGATGTTATTGTTCGTTTGTAGCACGAACAAATCATCCGGCAGCGATCAGGTAAAAACCGAGTCTAACGCTGCCAGCGCAAGAATCGTTTGGCTTCTTGGAGACGTAAAAATTCTTTCCGATTCTGGAGAAAAAAAAGCAGAGTTAGGTGCTTCTCTTTCTTCCACGGACCGTGTTGTAACAGGGGCGAACGGCGGAGCTGAGATCATGGTTGCAGACAGTGGAATTATTAAGATGTCTAAAAATTCTGATATAGAAATTTCCAGCCTTATGAATCCGAATGGTTCCGATACAAATGTTCAAGTGAACTACGGAAAAATCGTGACGATGGTAAAAAAAGGCCAGAAAACTACCGAGTTTACAGTTTCTACTCCGACTGCACTTGCAGGTGTCAGGGGAACTTCTTTCTTAACTTCCGTGGAAAGCCCGGAAGGATCTAAAATCAATTGTGCCAAGGCCAACTGTACGGTTCGCTTTGCAGTGATCGAAGGAACCATTGCAGTTTCTAAAAAGGGAGAATCTTCCGAAGTGATCCTAAGTAAAAACCGCGAACTTAGAATCGAAAAGAATCAAAAGCTCACCGACAAACTGATTCGTTCACTTCAAAACGATTCTCTTTCTGAAATGAAAGAACTTATTGTTCTTCATAAAAACGAAACTTTCGAATACGGAAAACTAGTAGAAGAACTTAAATCTTCCAGTGAAGAACTTAAAATTTTGAGCCAATCCGGTTCTGTAGAGGAAGTAAAGGCCGCGTTTCAAAAAAGAGAAGCGGATCGTAATAACGCGGACGAGATTACAAAAACCGCTAAGGCAGTAAACGAGACCAAATATGTACAACAAGATGTACAAAAGGAAAAACTGAAGTTAAATCCAAAAGAAACATTTTAG
- the rsgA gene encoding ribosome small subunit-dependent GTPase A, producing MLESDSSVKEFFTISRVYGAYYEIYSPKRGIVRAFLRGRLRTFAAQERHPFVVGDKILAEFSTGKDWVICERLERSSFLTRKSREGDTQVLCANADQTAVLASLKSPETKDGFLDRCLAAVFASGTQPLILFTKLDLVSEVEAENRMKVYRNLGYKILGISCTTGQGIPELQKYLHGKTTFLVGNSGVGKSTLINLLTQTQIQKTSGISISKDKGKHTTTNSLLLVLEDGTALIDSPGIKEWGILHLKKEEILESFPELFSQKKHCEESNCCKLSSDCAMLSALEKEVLTSERKKSLESMLASLDNPHRVTRRDRISK from the coding sequence ATGTTAGAGTCAGATTCCTCAGTCAAAGAATTTTTTACCATCTCCAGAGTTTACGGAGCGTACTATGAAATTTATTCTCCAAAACGAGGAATCGTAAGGGCTTTTCTACGTGGAAGGTTAAGAACCTTTGCCGCTCAAGAAAGACATCCTTTTGTTGTAGGAGATAAAATTCTAGCCGAGTTTTCAACGGGAAAAGATTGGGTAATTTGTGAAAGATTGGAAAGAAGTTCTTTCCTAACACGTAAAAGTCGAGAAGGGGACACACAGGTTTTATGTGCAAATGCGGATCAAACGGCGGTTCTTGCTTCTTTAAAGTCTCCCGAAACAAAAGACGGTTTTTTGGATAGATGTTTGGCGGCGGTTTTTGCCTCTGGAACACAACCTCTGATTTTATTTACAAAATTAGATCTCGTTTCCGAAGTCGAAGCCGAAAACCGTATGAAAGTCTATCGAAATTTAGGATACAAAATCCTGGGAATTTCCTGCACAACCGGTCAGGGAATTCCTGAATTACAAAAATATCTGCACGGAAAAACGACGTTTCTAGTCGGAAATTCAGGAGTTGGCAAGTCTACTTTAATCAATCTATTGACTCAAACGCAGATTCAGAAAACTTCCGGAATCAGCATTTCAAAAGATAAAGGGAAACATACCACTACAAATTCTCTTTTGCTTGTTTTAGAAGATGGCACGGCGTTAATCGATTCTCCAGGAATCAAAGAATGGGGGATTCTCCATTTAAAAAAAGAAGAAATTCTGGAAAGTTTTCCCGAACTTTTCAGTCAAAAAAAACATTGTGAAGAATCAAATTGTTGTAAATTATCTTCCGACTGCGCGATGTTATCCGCTTTAGAAAAAGAAGTGTTAACGTCTGAAAGAAAGAAGAGTTTAGAATCGATGCTTGCGAGCCTTGATAACCCGCATAGAGTCACACGGAGAGATAGGATTTCAAAATGA